The Pogona vitticeps strain Pit_001003342236 chromosome 6, PviZW2.1, whole genome shotgun sequence genome contains a region encoding:
- the DNAAF3 gene encoding dynein axonemal assembly factor 3 isoform X2 gives MIAAGSGNGFGTTAWWGFSPALDLQAACLETSVERLQASQEGIPSLNILLVGSIDGRHILKTMCQAHRWPRRKINFYVLENNLETVGRQLLFLSLALEPPEKRGLQEKSEMFLELMGNTLLRSQTAAYLQEKANLFIRYVTDSDFQQAHLPNVDMSALKFKERDHLERIFQFWRNPDPQAFPIKHLWDLRLRQYLGTRYDARRGVCDWDLTMKLQERGAKAINLREFFRWRDTGVAFDTREATYEIPNKTLASGRLLRHKGEPMPARGYWGDIATGPFITFGIETEESSLLKTINGVPSKSAQEIALYNLTALFYELRYNTRYVPSESSGEESHGSDFRDDSRVHSRLDVSSGPPPTEDVRIYFLPLNCLPELHHKEKYQKLFNIVFFSCSMVHFLKPNLNLMSAPKATLIVELTNFLPDLRNEHVSAFSSQVTNLAREAGFLTVEATEKTTFSLFQLGDQKVGETHNEMPPPASTAPGP, from the exons ATGATAGCAGCTGGGAGTGGCAATGGCTTTGGCACCACAGCTTGGTGGGGCTTTTCACCAGCACTTGACCTTCAAGCTGCAT GCCTGGAGACCTCAGTCGAACGTTTGCAGGCATCCCAGGAAGGCATTCCCAGCTTGAACATCCTGCTTGTGGGATCTATAGATGGCCGCCATATCCTCAAGACAATGTGTCAAGCACACCGGTGGCCACGGAGAAAAATCAAT TTCTATGTGCTGGAGAATAATCTGGAAACAGTGGGTCGACAGCTGTTGTTCTTAAGTCTGGCTCTGGAGCCTCCAGAAAAGCGGGGGCTACAAG AGAAGAGTGAGATGTTCTTGGAGCTGATGGGGAACACTCTGCTCCGAAGCCAGACAGCTGCCTACTTGCAGGAGAAGGCGAACCTTTTCATCCGTTATGTCACAGACTCTGATTTCCAACAGGCTCATCTTCCCAATGTGGACATGTCTGCTCTCAAG TTCAAGGAACGAGATCACTTAGAAAGAATCTTCCAGTTCTGGAGGAACCCTGACCCACAGGCTTTCCCGATCAAGCACCTCTGGGACCTGCGTCTCCGGCAGTACCTGGGCACCCGCTATGATGCTCGTCGTGGGGTTTGCGACTGGGACCTCACAATGAAGCTGCAGGAACGTGGG GCCAAAGCGATCAACCTTCGTGAGTTTTTCCGTTGGCGTGACACAGGTGTGGCCTTTGACACGCGGGAAGCCACCTACGAGATCCCCAACAAAACCTTGGCATCTGGCCGGCTCCTTAGACAT AAAGGGGAGCCAATGCCAGCTCGAGGATACTGGGGAGATatagccactggtcccttcaTCACATTTGGAATTGAGACTGAGGAATCCAGTCTTCTGAAAACTATCAATGGTGTTCCGAGTAAG AGTGCACAGGAAATTGCCTTGTACAATCTCACTGCCCTATTCTATGAGCTCCGTTATAATACACGCTATGTCCCATCAGAGTCCTCGGGAGAGGAAAGCCATGGCAGTGACTTCCGAGATGATAGTAGAGTTCATAGCAGGTTGGATGTTTCCAGTG GCCCTCCACCTACTGAAGATGTCCGAATCTACTTCCTGCCCCTCAACTGTCTCCCTGAGCTCCATCACAAGGAGAAATACCAGAAACTCTTCAATATCGTCTTCTTTTCTTGCAG CATGGTGCATTTCCTGAAACCAAATCTGAACCTGATGTCGGCCCCTAAAGCCACTCTCATTGTTGAGCTAACGAA CTTCCTGCCTGACCTCCGCAATGAACATGTGTCTGCGTTCTCCTCCCAAGTAACCAACCTGGCAAGGGAAGCAGGATTTCTGACAGTGGAAGCAACAGAAAAAACAACATTTTCCTTGTTCCAGCTTGGGGACCAGAAGGTTGGGGAGACCCACAATGAGATGCCTCCACCTGCTTCGACAGCACCTGGCCCCTGA
- the DNAAF3 gene encoding dynein axonemal assembly factor 3 isoform X1 — MIAAGSGNGFGTTAWWGFSPALDLQAASGLETSVERLQASQEGIPSLNILLVGSIDGRHILKTMCQAHRWPRRKINFYVLENNLETVGRQLLFLSLALEPPEKRGLQEKSEMFLELMGNTLLRSQTAAYLQEKANLFIRYVTDSDFQQAHLPNVDMSALKFKERDHLERIFQFWRNPDPQAFPIKHLWDLRLRQYLGTRYDARRGVCDWDLTMKLQERGAKAINLREFFRWRDTGVAFDTREATYEIPNKTLASGRLLRHKGEPMPARGYWGDIATGPFITFGIETEESSLLKTINGVPSKSAQEIALYNLTALFYELRYNTRYVPSESSGEESHGSDFRDDSRVHSRLDVSSGPPPTEDVRIYFLPLNCLPELHHKEKYQKLFNIVFFSCSMVHFLKPNLNLMSAPKATLIVELTNFLPDLRNEHVSAFSSQVTNLAREAGFLTVEATEKTTFSLFQLGDQKVGETHNEMPPPASTAPGP, encoded by the exons ATGATAGCAGCTGGGAGTGGCAATGGCTTTGGCACCACAGCTTGGTGGGGCTTTTCACCAGCACTTGACCTTCAAGCTGCAT CAGGCCTGGAGACCTCAGTCGAACGTTTGCAGGCATCCCAGGAAGGCATTCCCAGCTTGAACATCCTGCTTGTGGGATCTATAGATGGCCGCCATATCCTCAAGACAATGTGTCAAGCACACCGGTGGCCACGGAGAAAAATCAAT TTCTATGTGCTGGAGAATAATCTGGAAACAGTGGGTCGACAGCTGTTGTTCTTAAGTCTGGCTCTGGAGCCTCCAGAAAAGCGGGGGCTACAAG AGAAGAGTGAGATGTTCTTGGAGCTGATGGGGAACACTCTGCTCCGAAGCCAGACAGCTGCCTACTTGCAGGAGAAGGCGAACCTTTTCATCCGTTATGTCACAGACTCTGATTTCCAACAGGCTCATCTTCCCAATGTGGACATGTCTGCTCTCAAG TTCAAGGAACGAGATCACTTAGAAAGAATCTTCCAGTTCTGGAGGAACCCTGACCCACAGGCTTTCCCGATCAAGCACCTCTGGGACCTGCGTCTCCGGCAGTACCTGGGCACCCGCTATGATGCTCGTCGTGGGGTTTGCGACTGGGACCTCACAATGAAGCTGCAGGAACGTGGG GCCAAAGCGATCAACCTTCGTGAGTTTTTCCGTTGGCGTGACACAGGTGTGGCCTTTGACACGCGGGAAGCCACCTACGAGATCCCCAACAAAACCTTGGCATCTGGCCGGCTCCTTAGACAT AAAGGGGAGCCAATGCCAGCTCGAGGATACTGGGGAGATatagccactggtcccttcaTCACATTTGGAATTGAGACTGAGGAATCCAGTCTTCTGAAAACTATCAATGGTGTTCCGAGTAAG AGTGCACAGGAAATTGCCTTGTACAATCTCACTGCCCTATTCTATGAGCTCCGTTATAATACACGCTATGTCCCATCAGAGTCCTCGGGAGAGGAAAGCCATGGCAGTGACTTCCGAGATGATAGTAGAGTTCATAGCAGGTTGGATGTTTCCAGTG GCCCTCCACCTACTGAAGATGTCCGAATCTACTTCCTGCCCCTCAACTGTCTCCCTGAGCTCCATCACAAGGAGAAATACCAGAAACTCTTCAATATCGTCTTCTTTTCTTGCAG CATGGTGCATTTCCTGAAACCAAATCTGAACCTGATGTCGGCCCCTAAAGCCACTCTCATTGTTGAGCTAACGAA CTTCCTGCCTGACCTCCGCAATGAACATGTGTCTGCGTTCTCCTCCCAAGTAACCAACCTGGCAAGGGAAGCAGGATTTCTGACAGTGGAAGCAACAGAAAAAACAACATTTTCCTTGTTCCAGCTTGGGGACCAGAAGGTTGGGGAGACCCACAATGAGATGCCTCCACCTGCTTCGACAGCACCTGGCCCCTGA
- the DNAAF3 gene encoding dynein axonemal assembly factor 3 isoform X3, whose translation MALAPQLGGAFHQHLTFKLHFYVLENNLETVGRQLLFLSLALEPPEKRGLQEKSEMFLELMGNTLLRSQTAAYLQEKANLFIRYVTDSDFQQAHLPNVDMSALKFKERDHLERIFQFWRNPDPQAFPIKHLWDLRLRQYLGTRYDARRGVCDWDLTMKLQERGAKAINLREFFRWRDTGVAFDTREATYEIPNKTLASGRLLRHKGEPMPARGYWGDIATGPFITFGIETEESSLLKTINGVPSKSAQEIALYNLTALFYELRYNTRYVPSESSGEESHGSDFRDDSRVHSRLDVSSGPPPTEDVRIYFLPLNCLPELHHKEKYQKLFNIVFFSCSMVHFLKPNLNLMSAPKATLIVELTNFLPDLRNEHVSAFSSQVTNLAREAGFLTVEATEKTTFSLFQLGDQKVGETHNEMPPPASTAPGP comes from the exons ATGGCTTTGGCACCACAGCTTGGTGGGGCTTTTCACCAGCACTTGACCTTCAAGCTGCAT TTCTATGTGCTGGAGAATAATCTGGAAACAGTGGGTCGACAGCTGTTGTTCTTAAGTCTGGCTCTGGAGCCTCCAGAAAAGCGGGGGCTACAAG AGAAGAGTGAGATGTTCTTGGAGCTGATGGGGAACACTCTGCTCCGAAGCCAGACAGCTGCCTACTTGCAGGAGAAGGCGAACCTTTTCATCCGTTATGTCACAGACTCTGATTTCCAACAGGCTCATCTTCCCAATGTGGACATGTCTGCTCTCAAG TTCAAGGAACGAGATCACTTAGAAAGAATCTTCCAGTTCTGGAGGAACCCTGACCCACAGGCTTTCCCGATCAAGCACCTCTGGGACCTGCGTCTCCGGCAGTACCTGGGCACCCGCTATGATGCTCGTCGTGGGGTTTGCGACTGGGACCTCACAATGAAGCTGCAGGAACGTGGG GCCAAAGCGATCAACCTTCGTGAGTTTTTCCGTTGGCGTGACACAGGTGTGGCCTTTGACACGCGGGAAGCCACCTACGAGATCCCCAACAAAACCTTGGCATCTGGCCGGCTCCTTAGACAT AAAGGGGAGCCAATGCCAGCTCGAGGATACTGGGGAGATatagccactggtcccttcaTCACATTTGGAATTGAGACTGAGGAATCCAGTCTTCTGAAAACTATCAATGGTGTTCCGAGTAAG AGTGCACAGGAAATTGCCTTGTACAATCTCACTGCCCTATTCTATGAGCTCCGTTATAATACACGCTATGTCCCATCAGAGTCCTCGGGAGAGGAAAGCCATGGCAGTGACTTCCGAGATGATAGTAGAGTTCATAGCAGGTTGGATGTTTCCAGTG GCCCTCCACCTACTGAAGATGTCCGAATCTACTTCCTGCCCCTCAACTGTCTCCCTGAGCTCCATCACAAGGAGAAATACCAGAAACTCTTCAATATCGTCTTCTTTTCTTGCAG CATGGTGCATTTCCTGAAACCAAATCTGAACCTGATGTCGGCCCCTAAAGCCACTCTCATTGTTGAGCTAACGAA CTTCCTGCCTGACCTCCGCAATGAACATGTGTCTGCGTTCTCCTCCCAAGTAACCAACCTGGCAAGGGAAGCAGGATTTCTGACAGTGGAAGCAACAGAAAAAACAACATTTTCCTTGTTCCAGCTTGGGGACCAGAAGGTTGGGGAGACCCACAATGAGATGCCTCCACCTGCTTCGACAGCACCTGGCCCCTGA
- the DNAAF3 gene encoding dynein axonemal assembly factor 3 isoform X4, producing the protein MCQAHRWPRRKINFYVLENNLETVGRQLLFLSLALEPPEKRGLQEKSEMFLELMGNTLLRSQTAAYLQEKANLFIRYVTDSDFQQAHLPNVDMSALKFKERDHLERIFQFWRNPDPQAFPIKHLWDLRLRQYLGTRYDARRGVCDWDLTMKLQERGAKAINLREFFRWRDTGVAFDTREATYEIPNKTLASGRLLRHKGEPMPARGYWGDIATGPFITFGIETEESSLLKTINGVPSKSAQEIALYNLTALFYELRYNTRYVPSESSGEESHGSDFRDDSRVHSRLDVSSGPPPTEDVRIYFLPLNCLPELHHKEKYQKLFNIVFFSCSMVHFLKPNLNLMSAPKATLIVELTNFLPDLRNEHVSAFSSQVTNLAREAGFLTVEATEKTTFSLFQLGDQKVGETHNEMPPPASTAPGP; encoded by the exons ATGTGTCAAGCACACCGGTGGCCACGGAGAAAAATCAAT TTCTATGTGCTGGAGAATAATCTGGAAACAGTGGGTCGACAGCTGTTGTTCTTAAGTCTGGCTCTGGAGCCTCCAGAAAAGCGGGGGCTACAAG AGAAGAGTGAGATGTTCTTGGAGCTGATGGGGAACACTCTGCTCCGAAGCCAGACAGCTGCCTACTTGCAGGAGAAGGCGAACCTTTTCATCCGTTATGTCACAGACTCTGATTTCCAACAGGCTCATCTTCCCAATGTGGACATGTCTGCTCTCAAG TTCAAGGAACGAGATCACTTAGAAAGAATCTTCCAGTTCTGGAGGAACCCTGACCCACAGGCTTTCCCGATCAAGCACCTCTGGGACCTGCGTCTCCGGCAGTACCTGGGCACCCGCTATGATGCTCGTCGTGGGGTTTGCGACTGGGACCTCACAATGAAGCTGCAGGAACGTGGG GCCAAAGCGATCAACCTTCGTGAGTTTTTCCGTTGGCGTGACACAGGTGTGGCCTTTGACACGCGGGAAGCCACCTACGAGATCCCCAACAAAACCTTGGCATCTGGCCGGCTCCTTAGACAT AAAGGGGAGCCAATGCCAGCTCGAGGATACTGGGGAGATatagccactggtcccttcaTCACATTTGGAATTGAGACTGAGGAATCCAGTCTTCTGAAAACTATCAATGGTGTTCCGAGTAAG AGTGCACAGGAAATTGCCTTGTACAATCTCACTGCCCTATTCTATGAGCTCCGTTATAATACACGCTATGTCCCATCAGAGTCCTCGGGAGAGGAAAGCCATGGCAGTGACTTCCGAGATGATAGTAGAGTTCATAGCAGGTTGGATGTTTCCAGTG GCCCTCCACCTACTGAAGATGTCCGAATCTACTTCCTGCCCCTCAACTGTCTCCCTGAGCTCCATCACAAGGAGAAATACCAGAAACTCTTCAATATCGTCTTCTTTTCTTGCAG CATGGTGCATTTCCTGAAACCAAATCTGAACCTGATGTCGGCCCCTAAAGCCACTCTCATTGTTGAGCTAACGAA CTTCCTGCCTGACCTCCGCAATGAACATGTGTCTGCGTTCTCCTCCCAAGTAACCAACCTGGCAAGGGAAGCAGGATTTCTGACAGTGGAAGCAACAGAAAAAACAACATTTTCCTTGTTCCAGCTTGGGGACCAGAAGGTTGGGGAGACCCACAATGAGATGCCTCCACCTGCTTCGACAGCACCTGGCCCCTGA